The sequence tatatcttttaagGAATCTTTCTCTTTATACGTTCTTTGAATATCACTCgcttttttatgtaaaaaggTACCTACATCATTTTGATTCAAAtcttttatatcattatacaACACATCTACGgaactttttaattttactctTATTTTCATACTATTTATATCCTCTGCACTgttcttatctttttttcttctcaaTGGATTTTGATcatcattaaatataatatatcgtGGGATTtctatttgtaaattttcaatacaaaataaatgatcAAGTAAACCTTCATAAGTAAAGGGGGTGCAAAATGGAGTTACCATATCCATTTTCCTGTCTATTATAATACAAGAATCAATATCATCGCATATATTTAGTAAGAAATTGAAATCGCTTATTCCTATTCTTTCTagcaaataatttttctcttttttttcctccttcTCTAATTTTTCCctgtccttttttttcaaaaaaaatttcgtgTTGTCCAGTTTGTTCATGAAATCGGCGCAGTTCGGTGCGTATCCTACCCCATCGTCTTCCTTGTTATTTGCGTCCTCTTGGTTCCCTTCTACTATAGCTCCTTTTACATTACTcccttcttttttccttcctTTTAGGTTtctccccttttttttcgttctttCCTCTCTCTTCCCCTTTTCCTTTCCTCCCACTTGTTTCCTCCCCTTTCTTTGCTCTTCTGGTACTACTATTGTCTCTCCAATAGTTTCACCTTCCTGTGGGTTCTTCTCTTTTCCCATCATAGGGGAGCGAGAATGAGCCATGTTTTTCTCtttcaatttttctattCCCTTCGATTCACTTCCCTCTTTTGTAATTCCAGCGCAGTAGGATTTATTTGAGGAAGACAACCTTTCTGAGTATATTCTCATATTATCATACACATACTTATTATCTTCAAATTTTGACAACTCCTTCCTTTTCTCGTTCGGTTTATAATGTTCTCCCAactcctttttcttttcctgtTCAAGAAAATTCTTCTGTTCTGTTCTACTTGAAAGTATATTAGTTCGATCTTCATAATAATCCTTCTTATAGTTAACCCCATCAACAGATGTGTTCCTTGTATAGTAAGAATTGCCATTGCTAATGTCGTTGTTCGAATTGCGTGAAGCTGTATCTCTGTTCCcatcaaaaatatttaaatttcctttcatttttatttgttctttctTATCTTCTTTTCCACTTGAGTTCATCTGCGATATGTGCTGTTCTCTTTTAATTACGGGAATTAGAGCTTTTTCGCCATACCAGGAATCAAGCTTGTCACTACTGTTGTTGTCATTGTCGTCCCCCTTATCCTCATCGATTTTATCGTTGTAGCTGTCATTGTCGTCTTCCTCCTCCTCCTCCTCCTCTTCTtggatatattttattttcactttCCCCTGTGCACGATTCTTTAAGCCTTCCTTATGCTTATAATACTCATTTTCCTCACATGCTTTCTTGAAGTTCTGCTCATActcgattttttttttccctacTTCAACGACATCAGCATCAGCTTCGCCATCTTCATCTTCcttttcttcctcttcctccTCATCGACTCCATCGTCCTCAtcttcttcatcatcatcttcttcatcatcatcTACTTCATCATCATCTACTTCATCCTCATCTTCTTCATCCGCTTCTTCTTCATCCGCTTCTTCTTCATCCGCTTCTTCTTCATCCGCTTCTTCTTCATCTGCTTCTTCTTCATCCGCTTCTTCCacatcttcttcttcttcttcttcttcttcatccTCTTCATCCTCTTCTCCCTCATTCTCCTCCCCTTCAATATGCTTTGCTTCTTCCCCTTTAACCCTCATTTGGCGATGCCCCCGGGTTGCTAAACCGTCTTGATGAAGTTTCCCCGCAGCATGATCCTCTCCTGTCTCTACTTCGTTCTCTTTCACTCCCCCATTGTAACTTCTTATAAAACCGCTATGCTCAACTGACTCTGTCTTTTGCTCATATGAGTTAgccatttttatcatatttacaCTTTTGTTCATATTGCTCCCACTGacagtaatttttttttttttttttttttttttttttttttttttttttttttttccttgcttggtcatattttttgtacatattttcaGATAGGAATATTTTATGGAGAGCATATTTAACTGGTACAACTGTTGGttcatttgaatttttaaaatattttaagtcTTGGAAGTTTTGTATATTACTTAGTATATCAAAGAAATCATCATCAAAATTATTTGGTACCTGAATGTTAAAATTACTAGCTACAATTTCTTTCCTTAAATCTATTAACTGTTCAGAAATAAATTGAGACAAATGTCCCAaagattttatatttttaaataccCCATTAAAAAGGTATTGAAGAAACATTAAACtgaatgaacaaaatataagGTTACTAAAATCGTTATCTAcataatattctttaaataaatttttgaattCTAAACTATACACATCATTGTATAtaggaataaaataaagaggaaatagaattattttaatacttaCATCAAGaacattatttttcaaaattttctcTTTACACATATGTGTCATGTAgggaataaatataaaaacatattgtTTATCTGTAATTTTCCCTTTCTCAATTTTTTCaactattttaaatatttcttcaaTTTCGTAAAAATATGGacgtataaaaaataaaatattccttattttatttaatttatttgtattaattaaTTCTGTTTCGTTGTtcaggaaaaatatatgttcaaattgttctttatttatatcttcaT comes from Plasmodium malariae genome assembly, chromosome: 7 and encodes:
- the VPS33 gene encoding vacuolar protein sorting-associated protein 33, putative, whose product is MNTLTELKEQERILLLNILKNFKGEKCLFFEKSLHIILNVILSDEDINKEQFEHIFFLNNETELINTNKLNKIRNILFFIRPYFYEIEEIFKIVEKIEKGKITDKQYVFIFIPYMTHMCKEKILKNNVLDVSIKIILFPLYFIPIYNDVYSLEFKNLFKEYYVDNDFSNLIFCSFSLMFLQYLFNGVFKNIKSLGHLSQFISEQLIDLRKEIVASNFNIQVPNNFDDDFFDILSNIQNFQDLKYFKNSNEPTVVPVKYALHKIFLSENMYKKYDQARKKKKKKKKKKKITVSGSNMNKSVNMIKMANSYEQKTESVEHSGFIRSYNGGVKENEVETGEDHAAGKLHQDGLATRGHRQMRVKGEEAKHIEGEENEGEEDEEDEEEEEEEEDVEEADEEEADEEEADEEEADEEEADEEEADEEDEDEVDDDEVDDDEEDDDEEDEDDGVDEEEEEEKEDEDGEADADVVEVGKKKIEYEQNFKKACEENEYYKHKEGLKNRAQGKVKIKYIQEEEEEEEEDDNDSYNDKIDEDKGDDNDNNSSDKLDSWYGEKALIPVIKREQHISQMNSSGKEDKKEQIKMKGNLNIFDGNRDTASRNSNNDISNGNSYYTRNTSVDGVNYKKDYYEDRTNILSSRTEQKNFLEQEKKKELGEHYKPNEKRKELSKFEDNKYVYDNMRIYSERLSSSNKSYCAGITKEGSESKGIEKLKEKNMAHSRSPMMGKEKNPQEGETIGETIVVPEEQRKGRKQVGGKEKGKREERTKKKGRNLKGRKKEGSNVKGAIVEGNQEDANNKEDDGVGYAPNCADFMNKLDNTKFFLKKKDREKLEKEEKKEKNYLLERIGISDFNFLLNICDDIDSCIIIDRKMDMVTPFCTPFTYEGLLDHLFCIENLQIEIPRYIIFNDDQNPLRRKKDKNSAEDINSMKIRVKLKSSVDVLYNDIKDLNQNDVGTFLHKKASDIQRTYKEKDSLKDIKQINEYMRKFKEKHYEHNSVSTHVNIASFILSTIKKEHSYNKLKLEDEIIQLNTNTNKSALLTIAQKIQLLIYTNESIFEVYRILCLFCVITNGCNESYINGIKKDIIEQYGINELTRLNKLHLCNILKHQSKQKFVWNYLKNHFNLLSNEENDISYVCNGYAPLSVRLIEYMGVVKNNIQVFPEIFNLLNGPTLDIVQNAVGFDNILDIPKKINNKKKKKNVILFYVGGISYAEIASIRKLNKNNQNYNYLIFTTEIISSKKLLQSMNT